A window of Chryseobacterium shandongense genomic DNA:
TAAAGCAGATTGCTGCCCAAAAATAAATACCGAAATCAAAACAAATAATAACCCGATTTTTTTCATAATATACTGTTTAATTGTTTATTTAACACAAAAGAAATAAAAGCCATTCTAAAATGTATAAATTACTTAGTGTATCAAAAGTTGATAAAAAAATAAAATCAACGATTTATAGCTTATGTGTTCTTTTCAGGTATTTATCAAGTATTACTTCAAATTGTTTAAAAGTAAAAGCTAAAAAAACTCCATGGAGTTTTATCTTTGTAGAAATTATATCCTGAACAAGCTTTGCGTTCCGTAGGAACGCTATCTTTGGAAAATCTGTATGAGTTTAATAAAAATCCTACGGATTGATGTATGAATTTATTCTTATTTCTACACAGATTCGGTTCCTAAAGAAAATTCTTATGCTTTAAAATAGTTTTAAGTAAATCATCATCTTTGTTTCTTTTGCGGTTAAAAAATAAAAAAATAAATCCCTTTCAGATAACTAAAAGGGATTTGCAATTTAAGATTTTTTCTTATTTCACCTCAAAATAATTCAGGTTTACACCATCATTCTCGAAATAGATTCGGATTTTATTGTTTCCTTTTTTAAGACTAATGCCTTTCACTGAAACGGTTTTCCAGTTTTCATTGCCTCCTGTCGATGCTAATGAAACGGTAGACAATTGTTTTCCCGAAGCATCTTCAATTCTGATTTTTGCAGCATTGTTGCATGCGTAATTGATATCAAAGGTATAAGCTTTGTCGGCTTTTGCGTTAATCGTATACTGAAGCCATTCTCCGCTTTCTGTTTTTCCGATGTAATATTGATTGTTTTTGGTTTTGTAAATATCAACACCGTCATTTCTCAGCTGGTTTCCAGAATTCCATTCGGATCTTTTTTCAGGATCACTTACCCAAAGATTCACGTAATCCTTATCAAGATAAGCAGAACCTATTCTTCCCAGATCGTAATCGGTGGCAAAGATTTTTCCGGGAGCCTGAAGATTTTTAAAAGGTTTCGTAGAAGCATCGTTTGTCTGCCTGAACATGGCATCGATCACATCATTTTTAATCTCAACATTACTGAATTTGTAATTGTCTGCGATCTGCATCAACGCTTTTCTGGCAAATTCTCTGGAAGGCTTTTCGCCGCCGTTCTGCCAGTAATCCAATAATTTTTGATATTCCGGAGTGATCTTTACATTGGTGATTCCTGCAATATTGTCAATTTTTTTCATTGGCCAGAATGCGTAACCGATATTGTGCTTATCCAAAAGCTGAATTAGTTCCGTAAACCATACATTGGAGTTTTCTCCGGTTTCTCCCAGCCAGATCGGAATATTATGCTTTTCACGAAGATCCAGGGCAAACTTAATGGTGGCATCATCCGTGTAATTCCAGTATTTATGAAAACTGAATGCCATATTGTTGTCCCAAAGCGGGGTAAGTCCGTTATAATTATTTCCCCAGCCGTTCCCTTCAATGATAATAATGTGCTTTTTGTCAACCGTTCGAATGGCTTCCGTAATATCTTTCTGCAGCTTCCAAAGTGGCGCATTCGACATCTCATCGGTTCCGTTCGGGTTTTTTCCTGTGAAATTGATATTCGGTTCATTAATTAAATCATATCCGCCAATCCAAGGTTCATCCTTATATCGTTCTGCCAGTTTTTTCCAGAGAGCAATCGTTTTATTCTGATTTTCCTCACTTTCCCAAAGAGACGGTTTTGTTTTGTCGTTATCGGAAATGTTGGCGTCATTCCCCTGTCCGCCTGGAGCAGCGTGAAGATCAAGAATTAGGTACATTTTATTGTCGGCACACCATTTTAAAAGATCGTCGGTCATTTTAAAACCTTCTTCCAGCCAGGTATTTTGTCCTTTTTTAGGTTCTTTTTCAATAGGTAAAGTGTACAGATTGTAGTGCATCGGTAGTCTTATGGAATTGAATCCGACTTTTTTTAGAAAATCAATATCCTGTTTGGTAATACCGTTTTTAAGATAGGCTTTGTAAAACTCATTCATCCCGTCTTCTCCAA
This region includes:
- a CDS encoding cellulase family glycosylhydrolase — its product is MKRAILLSAFLLSQFGTSQLLKTNGQKIVNDKGENIQLRGLGLGGWMLQEGYMLKTADFAGPQYKIKEKIAELIGEDGMNEFYKAYLKNGITKQDIDFLKKVGFNSIRLPMHYNLYTLPIEKEPKKGQNTWLEEGFKMTDDLLKWCADNKMYLILDLHAAPGGQGNDANISDNDKTKPSLWESEENQNKTIALWKKLAERYKDEPWIGGYDLINEPNINFTGKNPNGTDEMSNAPLWKLQKDITEAIRTVDKKHIIIIEGNGWGNNYNGLTPLWDNNMAFSFHKYWNYTDDATIKFALDLREKHNIPIWLGETGENSNVWFTELIQLLDKHNIGYAFWPMKKIDNIAGITNVKITPEYQKLLDYWQNGGEKPSREFARKALMQIADNYKFSNVEIKNDVIDAMFRQTNDASTKPFKNLQAPGKIFATDYDLGRIGSAYLDKDYVNLWVSDPEKRSEWNSGNQLRNDGVDIYKTKNNQYYIGKTESGEWLQYTINAKADKAYTFDINYACNNAAKIRIEDASGKQLSTVSLASTGGNENWKTVSVKGISLKKGNNKIRIYFENDGVNLNYFEVK